A single window of Xylocopa sonorina isolate GNS202 chromosome 5, iyXylSono1_principal, whole genome shotgun sequence DNA harbors:
- the LOC143423853 gene encoding uncharacterized protein LOC143423853, producing MEVYFLTDNRVFGKQNVPIWAEVTGYQIQLDPPCVDLGIVMIDSDVCQQIFNVINTGSSTVEVIIKTPGCLRRQISVYPKSTVLQPGIPRKITVRLMPESSIVANAKRYYNPSLNMLEFPIQVEILSQEPEKPPASIAKILASLTACHGLIIEPTNIDLGHVYTHESISTELTLTNQSLLTQKYAFPLLPSSMDIHPNHGVGAILPGETIRLHLIYSPCLTDIPGNEIGANGFSGAQSFLVRVATLAELAGRKKRMELKKLKDYLNAQSTNRRRLVGLKRRQEISKTADTGLGQGDESETEKMIKYEQEKKKQLKLRQQRMISIVKSVMQEMNNGTRWLKKSSDGRSKKIELEITEESLAEISLEKISNEKSATQKGTSKYSTIIMPNVPKLLRQDNDMTRSDLTSEETERITAENKYVVVEKEGITSESIMLKESKSSIEQVFPEDTCFLAIPSIVTFNDFEANKSYCRKLLVKNKTAKWAYLRFHKVHTEVWEPGVVEIDVTNAARVKPGLDASFNVKFSAMHEEVVTADIRFLTLNSKDTKTLHQFCVPVRCTPRTAMPVIDPTELRCNLSYSESHFVTKNLLQTR from the exons ATGGAAGTTTACTTTTTGACCGACAACAGAGTGTTTGGCAAGCAG AACGTTCCAATTTGGGCGGAAGTCACTGGTTATCAAATTCAGTTGGATCCACCGTGCGTTGATCTTGGCATTGTAATGATCGATTCGGATGTTTGTCAGCAAATCTTCAACGTTATCAACACTG GTAGTTCCACTGTGGAAGTTATCATAAAAACGCCAGGGTGTTTACGAAGACAAATATCAGTGTATCCGAAATCTACGGTTCTACAACCTGGAATACCTCGCAAAATTACTGTAAGACTGATGCCTGAGTCAAGCATCGTCGCAAATGCCAAACG ATATTACAATCCGTCGTTAAACATGCTCGAATTTCCAATCCAAGTGGAAATTTTGTCCCAGGAGCCAGAAAAGCCACCGGCATCGATAGCGAAAATTCTTGCCAGTTTGACCGCTTGTCATGGTCTAATcatag AACCAACAAACATTGATTTGGGACACGTTTACACTCACGAATCAATTTCTACAGAGTTAACATTGACGAATCAGTCTCTGCTTACTCAAAAGTACGCTTTCCCACTTTTACCGTCGTCCATGGATATACATCCTAACCACGGTGTCGGAGCCATTCTCCCTGGAGAAACTATCAGGCTTCATTTAATTTATTCTCCGTGTCTAACGGACATTCCTGGGAACGAAATCGGAGCAAACGGTTTCAGCGGTGCACAGAG TTTTCTCGTACGAGTAGCCACGCTGGCTGAGCTCGCTGGGAGAAAGAAACGAATGGAACTGAAGAAACTGAAGGATTATTTGAACGCGCAATCGACAAACCGACGGC GGTTAGTAGGTTTAAAAAGACGTCAGGAGATTAGTAAAACAGCGGACACAGGACTAGGACAGGGCGATGAATCTGAAACCGAGAAG ATGATAAAGTACGAAcaggaaaagaagaaacagcTGAAACTTAGACAGCAGAGAATGATAAGCATCGTAAAAAGTGTTATGCAGGAAATGAACAATGGTACTCGTTGGTTGAAAAAATCAAGTGATGGTCGTTCGAAGAAAATTGAATTAGAAATCACGGAAGAAAGTTTAGCTGAAATTTCACTCGAGAAAATTAGTAACGAAAAATCGGCCACTCAGAAAGGAACTTCTAAATACAGTACCATAATTATGCCAAATGTTCCGAAACTGCTGAGACAGGACAATGATATGACACGTTCAGACTTAACATCTGAAGAAACTGAAAGAATAACAGCTGAGAATAAATACGTTGTTGTCGAAAAAGAAGGAATTACTTCAGAATCCATAATGTTAAAAGAATCTAAATCATCGATCGAACAAGTATTTCCAGAGGACACCTGTTTCCTCGCAATTCCAAGCATAGTAACATTTAAT GACTTCGAAGCGAACAAATCGTACTGCAGGAAATTATTAGTTAAAAATAAAACAGCGAAATGGGCATATCTGCGATTCCACAAAGTGCACACAGAAGTATGGGAGCCTGGAGTTGTCGAG ATCGATGTTACGAATGCAGCTAGAGTAAAACCTGGTTTGGACGCGTCGTTTAACGTGAAATTCTCCGCTATGCACGAGGAAGTAGTGACAGCGGACATTCGCTTCCTCACTCTGAATTCTAAAGACACGAAAACTTTGCACCAATTCTGTGTTCCCGTTCGATGTACACCGCGGACCGCTATGCCTGTGATCGATCCTACGGAACTTAGGTGTAATTTATCGTACTCTGAATCTCATTTCGTGACGAAAAATTTACTGCAAACGCGATAG